From Pan troglodytes isolate AG18354 chromosome 11, NHGRI_mPanTro3-v2.0_pri, whole genome shotgun sequence, the proteins below share one genomic window:
- the LOC129136016 gene encoding uncharacterized protein LOC129136016 translates to MTPLNPKYESTLAGGLPPLAKSGSIHRATWAAGGLKMYTFEARRLGAGESKQLRSKKARGPKARICFHATARDPGADVPPSEVVVSGQKALQEARGPSRGAVPAATAAVPAPRRPARPRSPSQAAAAPDPAAQAQPPRPGTGLHGRGHRPLPRPARVSRALGPSPGLGPPGGGCARPGAPFAGQSAGQMDGRSRAMNGRCAQPRHSRKVVAPPKAPAPHILSGALEAGGGLGPGSPWPMKVDRGGGGGTVPAPAPLFLPSSQPFRRVPLPLDRRLPSPVLPTPTLAGAGGRDTPYAARQGVEPHWGKIRWDSPKTPGQVPGGLGGDGR, encoded by the exons ATGACACCTCTCAACCCAAAGTATGAGAGCACCCTGGCCG GGGGTCTTCCTCCTCTTGCAAAGTCTGGGTCCATCCACAGGGCCACTTGGGCTGCGGGCGGTTTAAAAATGTACACTTTTGAGGCACGAAGACTGGGTGCAGGAGAAAGTAAGCAGTTAAGAAGTAAGAAGGCAAGAGGACCAAAGGCACGAATTTGCTTCCACGCCACGGCCCGGGACCCAGG GGCCGATGTGCCTCCGAGCGAAGTCGTCGTGTCTGGGCAGAAGGCGCTCCAGGAGGCGCGAGGCCCCAGCCGCGGCGCTGTCCCCGCCGCCACTGCTGCTGTCCCGGCCCCGCGGCGCCCAGCACGGCCCCGATCCCCCAGCCAGGCGGCGGCCGCCCCCGACCCCGCGGCCCAGGCGCAGCCCCCACGCCCTGGCACAGGACTGCATGGCCGCGGCCACCGTCCCCTGCCCCGGCCCGCAAGGGTCAGCCGCGCTCTTGGCCCCTCTCCTGGCCTCGGTCCCCCGGGTGGCGgctgcgcccggcctggagccCCTTTCGCTGGACAGTCGGCCGGACAGATGGATGGACGCTCGCGGGCAATGAATGGGCGCTGCGCTCAACCAAGACACTCGCGCAAAGTTGTGGCTCCACCCAAGGCACCTGCTCCGCACATTTTAAGCGGCGCCCTGGAGGCGGGAGGTGGGTTGGGGCCAGGAAGCCCTTGGCCAATGAAAGTAGACAGAGGGGGAGGGGGCGGAACAgttcccgcccccgcccccctcTTCCTACCCTCTTCCCAGCCCTTCCGTAGAGTCCCGCTTCCCCTGGACCGGAGGCTGCCATCTCCAGTCCTACCCACTCCGACGCTGGCTGGTGCCGGGGGCCGGGACACTCCGTACGCCGCCCGCCAGGGTGTGGAGCCGCACTGGGGCAAGATCAGGTGGGACAGCCCAAAGACTCCGGGCCAAGTTCCTGGGGGACTCGGCGGAGATGGAAGATGA
- the LOC737867 gene encoding large ribosomal subunit protein uL23-like: MAPKAKKEAPAPPKAEAKAKALKAKKAVLKGVHSHKKKIHTSPTFRRSKTLRLQRQPKYPRKSVPRRNKLDHYAIIKFTLTTESAMKKMEDNNTLVFIVDVKVNKHQTKQAVKKLYDIDVAKGNTLIRPDGEKKVYVRLAPDYDALDVANKIGII, translated from the coding sequence ATGGCGCCGAAAGCGAAAAAGGAAGCTCCTGCCCCTCCTAAAGCCGAAGCCAAAGCGAAGGCTTTAAAGGCCAAGAAGGCAGTGTTGAAAGGTGTCCACAGCCACAAAAAAAAGATCCACACGTCACCCACCTTCCGGCGGTCCAAGACCCTGCGACTCCAGAGACAGCCCAAATATCCTCGGAAGAGCGTCCCCAGGAGAAACAAGCTTGACCACTATGCTATCATCAAGTTTACGCTGACCACTGAGTCTGCCATGAAGAAGATGGAAGACAACAACACACTTGTGTTCATTGTGGATGTTAAAGTCAACAAGCACCAGACTAAAcaggctgtgaagaagctctatGACATTGATGTGGCCAAGGGCAACACCCTGATTCGGCCTGATGGAGAGAAGAAGGTATATGTTCGACTGGCTCCTGATTATGATGCTTTGGATGTTGCCAACAAAATTGGGATCATCTAA